A single window of Gossypium hirsutum isolate 1008001.06 chromosome A10, Gossypium_hirsutum_v2.1, whole genome shotgun sequence DNA harbors:
- the LOC107896745 gene encoding callose synthase 5 isoform X1 — MANAETGPQGLTRRPSRSASTTTFSTEVFDNEVVPSSLSSSITPILRIAKEIEPERPRVAYLCRLYAFDKADRLDPNSTGRGVRQFKTGLRQRLERDDASSLASRVEKTDAGEIGSYYKQYYEHYVTALDQGDKADRAQLEKAYQTAGVLFEVLCAVNNTEKVEEVAPEIMATAKDVQEKKEIYTPYNILPLDAAGASQSIMQLEEVKASVVALGNIRGLNWPSGFDPQRHKAGDLDLLDWLRAMFGFQRDNVRNMREHLILLLANNHIRLHPKPKPLTMLDERAVDAVMSKLFKNYKTWCKFLGRKHSLRLPQGSQEIQQRKILYMGLYLLIWGEAANVRFMPECLCYIFHNMAHELRGLLAGNVSIVTGENIKPSYGGDDEAFLRKVVKPIYCIIEREAEKNKNGTASHADWCNYDDLNEYFWSSDCFSLGWPMRDDGDFFKSTRDTLLCQGKKTSRRKCRSTGKSNFVEIRTFWHLFRSFDRLWTFYILGLQVMIIIAWSGASLTEIFQKDLLYDISSIFITAAILRFIQSVLDLAINFPGYHRWRFTDVLRNVLKIVVSIAWVIILPLFYVRELSFVPENVKDMLSFLNQVKGVSPLYVMAVALYLLPNLLTAALFIFPMLRRWIENSDWHIIRLLLWWSQPRVYVGRGIHESQFALIKYTLFWLILLCAKFAFSYFVQIKPLVQPTKDIMSIHRVKYAWHEFFPNAENHLGVVSLWAPVVLVYFMDTQIWYSIFSTIYGGVSGAFDRLGEIRTLGMLRSRFQSLPGAFNAYLVPTDKSRKRGFSLSKRFAEVTANRRSEAAKFAQLWNEVICSFREEDLISDREMDLLLVPYTSDPSLKLIQWPPFLLASKIPIALDMAAQFRSKDSELWKRICADEYMKCAVTECYESFKLVLNTLVVGENEKRTIRIIIMEIESNISKNTLLANFRMAPLPVLWKKFVELVGILKDGDPSKKDAVVFLLQDMLEVVTRDMMVNEIRELVELGHSNKESGRQLFAGTDEKPALVFPPVLTAHWVEQIRRLHILLTIKESGTDIPSNLEARRRIAFFANSLFMDMPRAPRVRNMLSFSVLTPYYSEETVYSKTELEMENEDGVSIIFYLQKIFPDEWNNFTERLNCKENEIWENDEKILQLRHWVSLRGQTLCRTVRGMMYYRRALKIQAFLDMATENEILEGYKAILTASDEDKRSQKSLYAQLEAVADLKFTYVATCQNYGNQKRNGDRRATDILNLMVNNPSLRVAYIDEVEEREGGRAQKVYYSVLVKGVDSLDQEIYRIKLPGNAKLGEGKPENQNHALIFTRGEALQTIDMNQDNYLEEAFKMRNLLEEFNEDHGVRPPTILGVREHIFTGSVSSLAWFMSNQETSFVTIGQRVLARPLKVRFHYGHPDVFDRIFHITRGGISKGSRGINLSEDIFAGFNSTLRRGNITHHEYIQVGKGRDVGLNQISLFEAKVACGNGEQTLSRDIYRLGHRFDFFRMLSCYFTTVGFYFSSMLVVFTVYFFLYGRLYLSLSGLEQAILKYASAKGNDSLKAAMASQSIVQLGVLTVLPMVMEIGLERGFRTALGDIIIMQLQLASVFFTFSLGTRVHYFGRTILHGGAKYRATGRGFVVRHEKFAENYRLYSRSHFVKGLELMVLLICYKIYGSAASGAVSYALLSFSMWFLVLSWLFAPFLLNPSGFEWQKIVEDWEDWSKWISCRGGIGVPSVKSWESWWEEEQEHLRHTGFMGCLVDIILSIRFFIYQYGIVYHLNMTTSIRQGIRQSIVVYCLSWLVIVAVLIILKIVSMGRMKFSADFQLMFRLVKLVMFVGSIVTIAMLFYFLDLTIGDIFQSILAFVPTGWALLQISQACRTVVKGIGMWGSVKALARGYEYMMGVLLFAPITILAWFPFVSEFQTRLLFNQAFSRGLQIQRILAGSKMQA, encoded by the exons ATGGCGAATGCCGAAACGGGACCGCAAGGGCTGACAAGGCGGCCGTCGCGGAGCGCTTCGACCACAACGTTCTCCACGGAGGTGTTCGACAACGAGGTCGTTCCTTCGTCACTTAGTTCTTCCATCACTCCCATCCTCCGCATTGCCAAAGAGATCGAACCTGAACGTCCCCGTGTCGCGTATCTTT GTCGTCTCTATGCTTTTGATAAAGCAGATAGGTTGGATCCCAACTCCACCGGACGTGGAGTGAGGCAGTTCAAGACTGGTTTGCGGCAAAGATTAGAGAGA GATGATGCATCCAGTCTTGCCTCTCGAGTAGAAAAGACTGATGCAGGGGAAATTGGGAGCTACTATAAACAGTATTATGAACACTATGTTACAGCACTGGACCAGGGAGATAAGGCAGACAG AGCTCAACTTGAGAAAGCTTACCAAACAGCTGGAGTGCTTTTTGAAGTTCTTTGTGCCGTTAATAACACTGAGAAAGTTGAAGAAGTTGCTCCCGAG ATCATGGCAActgccaaagatgttcaagaaaaGAAGGAAATCTACACTCCCTACAACATTCTTCCTTTGGATGCTGCCGGTGCTTCACAGTCTATTATGCAGCTTGAGGAG GTTAAGGCTTCTGTGGTTGCACTAGGGAACATTCGTGGTTTGAACTGGCCTTCGGGATTTGATCCACAAAGGCATAAGGCTGGAGACTTGGACCTTTTGGATTGGTTAAGAGCCATGTTTGGATTCCAG AGAGACAATGTCAGGAACATGAGGGAGCACTTGATTTTGCTGCTTGCCAATAATCATATAAGACTCCACCCCAAGCCCAAACCTCTTACTATG CTTGATGAACGAGCAGTTGATGCTGTTATGAGCAAGCTTTTTAAGAATTACAAAACATGGTGTAAATTCTTAGGACGTAAACATAGTTTAAG GCTGCCTCAAGGCTCTCAAGAAATACAACAGAGGAAGATACTATATATGGGATTATATCTTCTCATCTGGGGTGAAGCAGCTAATGTCCGGTTCATGCCAGAATGTCTATGCTACATTTTTCATAAT ATGGCACATGAACTCCGTGGCCTGTTGGCTGGAAATGTTAGCATAGTGACTGGAGAAAATATCAAGCCCTCATATGGTGGAGATGATGAGGCTTTCTTGAGGAAGGTTGTGAAACCGATTTACTGTATCATTGAAAGG GAAGCCGAAAAGAACAAAAACGGAACGGCTTCTCATGCAGACTGGTGTAATTATGATGATCTAAACGAGTATTTCTG GTCTTCTGATTGCTTCTCTCTTGGATGGCCTATGCGTGATGATGGTGACTTTTTCAAATCAACACGTGACACG CTACTATGCCAGGGAAAGAAGACTTCTCGAAGAAAATGTAGAAGCACCGGCAAATCAAATTTTGTTGAGATTAGAACATTTTGGCACCTCTTTCGAAGTTTTGATCGACTATGGACTTTTTATATTCTAGGTTTGCAG GTAATGATCATTATTGCATGGAGTGGAGCTTCGTTAACAGAAATCTTTCAAAAGGATTTATTGTATGATATATCCAGTATTTTCATCACAGCGGCCATTTTGCGTTTCATTCAGA GTGTTTTGGACCTTGCTATCAACTTCCCAGGATATCATAGATGGAGGTTCACTGACGTTTTGAGAAACGTTCTGAAGATAGTAGTTAGTATTGCATGGGTCATCATTCTTCCTCTATTCTATGTGCGTGAACTCTCTTTTGTCCCTGAGAACGTTAAAGATATGCTATCGTTTCTTAATCAAGTAAAGGGCGTTTCTCCGCTATATGTCATGGCTGTGGCGCTATACTTGCTCCCAAATTTACTGACAGCTGCTCTGTTCATTTTTCCAATGCTCCGGCGTTGGATTGAAAACTCAGATTGGCACATTATTAGGTTACTGTTATGGTGGTCACAG CCTAGAGTTTATGTGGGGAGGGGAATACATGAAAGTCAGTTTGCGCTTATAAA GTATACTCTGTTTTGGTTAATACTTTTGTGTGCCAAGTTTGCATTCAGCTATTTTGTCCAG ATAAAACCACTGGTGCAGCCAACAAAAGACATAATGAGCATTCATCGTGTTAAATATGCATGGCATGAATTTTTCCCAAATg CTGAGAACCACTTGGGAGTTGTGTCACTTTGGGCACCGGTAGTGTTG GTTTATTTTATGGACACTCAAATTTGGTATTCTATTTTCTCAACCATATATGGTGGCGTTAGTGGGGCTTTTGATCGCCTTGGAGAG ATAAGAACTTTGGGCATGCTAAGATCACGGTTCCAGTCCCTGCCAGGTGCATTTAATGCATACTTGGTACCTACTGATAAATCGCGGAAGAGAGGATTCTCTTTATCAAAGCGATTTGCTGAG GTAACAGCAAACAGAAGAAGCGAAGCTGCAAAATTTGCTCAGCTATGGAATGAAGTAATTTGTAGTTTTCGTGAAGAAGACCTAATTAGTGACAG GGAGATGGACCTTTTACTGGTTCCTTATACATCAGATCCTAGCTTGAAACTGATTCAATGGCCACCATTTTTGCTAGCAAGCAAG ATCCCAATTGCATTGGACATGGCAGCTCAGTTCCGTTCGAAGGACTCTGAACTTTGGAAGCGCATCTGTGCTGATGAATACATGAAATGTGCTGTAACTGAATGCTATGAGTCTTTCAAACTTGTTCTAAACACTCTGGTGGTTGGAGAGAATGAGAAAAG GACCATAAGAATTATTATCATGGAAATCGAGAGTAACATTTCGAAGAATACTCTTCTTGCAAATTTCAGAATGGCTCCTTTACCTGTCCTTTGGAAGAAATTTGTGGAGCTTGTGGGGATCTTG aAAGATGGTGATCCCTCCAAAAAGGATGCTGTGGTTTTCTTGCTGCAAGATATGTTAGAAGTGGTGACCCGTGATATGATGGTCAATGAAATACG CGAATTAGTAGAGCTAGGACATAGTAACAAGGAATCGGGAAGGCAACTTTTTGCTGGCACTGACGAAAAACCTGCTCTAGTGTTCCCTCCCGTGCTAACTGCACATTGGGTAGAACAG ATACGACGTCTTCATATCCTTCTGACAATCAAAGAATCTGGCACTGATATACCATCAAATCTTGAGGCACGTAGAAGGATTGCATTCTTTGCAAATTCATTGTTTATGGATATGCCACGTGCTCCTCGAGTTCGTAACATGCTCTCGTTCAG TGTCCTGACTCCATACTATAGTGAAGAGACTGTCTATTCGAAAACTGAACTTGAGATGGAAAATGAGGATGGTGTATCTATCATTTTCTATCTGCAGAAAATATTTCCAG ATGAGTGGAATAACTTTACTGAGCGACTCAACTGTAAGGAGAATGAGATTTGGGAAAATGACGAAAAAATCTTGCAGCTTCGCCATTGGGTCTCCTTGAGAGGACAAACTCTGTGCAGGACAG TCAGAGGAATGATGTATTACAGACGAGCTTTGAAAATTCAGGCTTTTCTCGACATGGCTACTGAAAATG AAATATTAGAAGGATACAAAGCCATCTTAACTGCATCTGATGAAGATAAGAGAAGTCAGAAATCCCTGTATGCCCAGTTGGAGGCAGTGGCTGATCTTAAATTTACTTATGTTGCTACCTGTCAAAACTATGGAAATCAAAAAAGGAATGGAGACCGTCGTGCAACTGACATCCTGAATTTGATGGTTAA TAATCCCTCGCTTCGTGTGGCATACATTGACGAAGTTGAAGAAAGGGAAGGTGGAAGAGCACAGAAAGTTTACTATTCTGTACTGGTTAAAGGTGTTGATAGTCTTGACCAG GAAATCTATCGGATAAAGTTGCCAGGAAATGCAAAGTTAGGAGAAGGAAAACCTGAAAATCAGAATCATGCTTTAATATTTACTCGTGGAGAAGCTCTTCAAACCATTGATATGAATCAG GACAATTACTTGGAAGAAGCATTCAAAATGCGTAATCTTTTGGAAGAATTTAATGAGGATCATGGAGTAAGACCACCTACAATTTTAGGAGTTCGAGAGCATATCTTTACGGGGAG CGTCTCTTCTTTAGCTTGGTTCATGTCAAATCAAGAAACAAGCTTTGTCACCATTGGTCAAAGAGTTCTTGCAAGACCACTAAA GGTTCGTTTCCATTATGGTCATCCAGATGTGTTCGATAGAATCTTCCATATAACCCGTGGAGGCATCAGCAAGGGTTCTCGTGGCATCAACTTGAGTGAGGACATCTTTGCTG GTTTTAACTCAACTCTGAGACGAGGGAACATTACTCATCATGAATATATTCAGGTTGGGAAAGGTAGGGATGTTGGGTTAAACCAAATTTCACTTTTTGAAGCGAAAGTGGCTTGTGGTAACGGGGAGCAGACACTCAGCAGAGACATCTACAGATTAGGCCATCGATTTGACTTTTTTCGCATGCTGTCCTGCTACTTTACTACTGTTGGATTTTATTTCAGCTCAATG TTGGTTGTCTTTACAGTCTACTTTTTCTTGTATGGAAGACTTTATTTGTCATTAAGTGGTTTAGAGCAGGCAATACTTAAGTATGCTTCAGCTAAGGGAAATGATTCTCTTAAGGCAGCCATGGCTTCGCAGTCTATAGTTCAATTAGGCGTTTTAACAGTACTACCCATGGTCATGGAGATTGGATTGGAGAGAGGATTTAGAACTGCATTAGGTGACATCATAATCATGCAGCTTCAGTTGGCATCTGTGTTCTTCACTTTCTCCCTTGGAACAAGAGTCCATTACTTTGGGCGCACTATTTTGCATGGTGGGGCTAAATACAGAGCAACGGGGCGTGGTTTTGTGGTGCGGCATGAGAAATTCGCAGAGAACTACCGCTTGTACTCAAGAAGCCACTTTGTAAAAGGGCTGGAGCTAATGGTATTGCTTATATGTTACAAGATTTATGGTTCTGCAGCAAGTGGAGCCGTCTCTTATGCACTCCTCTCATTTTCAATGTGGTTCTTAGTTTTATCCTGGCTGTTTGCTCCTTTCCTTCTGAATCCATCGGGATTTGAATGGCAAAAGATAGTAGAAGATTGGGAAGATTGGTCAAAGTGGATTAGTTGCAGAGGTGGTATTGGAGTTCCCTCAGTTAAGAGCTGGGAATCTTGGTGGGAGGAAGAACAGGAGCACCTGCGCCACACCGGGTTTATGGGATGTCTTGTTGATATTATTCTTTCTATACGCTTCTTCATTTACCAGTATGGAATTGTGTATCATCTAAACATGACCACCAGTATCAGACAAGGTATTCGGCAGAGCATTGTG GTTTATTGTCTTTCCTGGCTGGTCATTGTTGCCGTGTTGATTATTTTAAAG ATAGTGTCCATGGGTAGGATGAAGTTCAGTGCGGATTTCCAGCTAATGTTCAGACTTGTTAAGCTAGTCATGTTTGTGGGGAGTATAGTCACTATTGCAATGCTGTTTTATTTCCTTGATCTCACAATTGGAGATATCTTTCAGAGCATACTGGCCTTTGTGCCGACAGGGTGGGCTCTTCTGCAG ATATCACAAGCATGCCGGACAGTGGTGAAGGGAATAGGAATGTGGGGGTCAGTGAAGGCACTAGCAAGAGGGTACGAATACATGATGGGGGTGTTGCTGTTTGCACCAATAACTATATTAGCATGGTTCCCCTTCGTCTCAGAATTCCAGACCAGGCTGCTATTCAACCAAGCTTTCAGCCGAGGCCTTCAAATCCAACGAATTCTGGCTGGTAGCAAGATGCAAGCCTAA